The proteins below come from a single Ovis canadensis isolate MfBH-ARS-UI-01 breed Bighorn chromosome 23, ARS-UI_OviCan_v2, whole genome shotgun sequence genomic window:
- the LOC138428275 gene encoding LOW QUALITY PROTEIN: olfactory receptor 5L1-like (The sequence of the model RefSeq protein was modified relative to this genomic sequence to represent the inferred CDS: inserted 2 bases in 1 codon) produces MDKENCTAVTDFILLGFSDAPELRVFLFLLFLSIYGVTVWGNLGMIALIQVSSGLHTPMYFFLSHLSFVDFCYSTTITPKMLADILNEDRAISFLECTVQFYLFCTFGVTEVILLAVMAYDRFVAICDPLLYVVTMSRNLCVELVSCCYLSGAVCSVIHLCLALQIPSYRSNVINHFFCDLPPXLFLACSDVIVNQLVLYIVATFNEVITIVVILTSYLFILITILRMHSAEGRCKAFSTCASHLAAIAVLQGTILFIYCRPHSGNSMDTDKVATVFYTVVIPMVNPLIYSLRNKDVKEALRKVVNSKILS; encoded by the exons ATGGACAAGGAAAACTGCACTGCTGTGACAGATTTCATCCTCCTTGGGTTCTCAGATGCCCCTGAGCTCAGAGTCTTCCTCTTCCTGCTGTTTCTttccatctatggagtcacagttTGGGGAAACCTGGGCATGATTGCTCTCATTCAGGTCAGCTCTGGACTCCACActcccatgtactttttcctcagcCACTTGTCCTTTGTGGATTTCTGTTACTCTACTACCATCACGCCGAAGATGCTAGCTGACATCTTAAATGAAGACAGAGCCATTTCCTTCCTGGAATGCACTGTGCAATTCTACCTGTTTTGCACATTTGGGGTAACTGAGGTCATTCTGCTGgcagtgatggcctatgaccgctttgTGGCCATCTGTGACCCACTGCTCTACGTGGTCACCATGTCCCGAAATCTCTGTGTGGAGTTGGTGTCTTGTTGCTATCTCAGTGGTGCTGTATGTTCTGTGATTCACTTGTGTTTAGCTCTTCAGATCCCATCCTACAGATCAAATGTGATCAACCATTTCTTTTGTGATCTCCCCCC CTTGTTTCTTGCTTGCTCTGATGTCATTGTGAATCAATTAGTGCTATACATTGTGGCCACATTCAATGAGGTTATCACCATTGTGGTCATCCTCACGTCCTACCTGTTTATTCTCATCACCATCCTGAGGATGCACTCAGCAGAGGGAAGGTGCAAAGCCTTTTCCACCTGTGCCTCCCACCTCGCTGCCATCGCTGTCTTACAGGGAACAATCCTTTTCATTTATTGCCGGCCCCACTCTGGCAACAGCATGGATACTGACAAAGTGGCCACAGTGTTCTACACTGTAGTGATCCCCATGGTGAACCCCCTGATCTATAGTCTGAGGAACAAGGATGTGAAAGAAGCACTCAGAAAAGTGGTGAACTCCAAAATATTATCCTAG
- the LOC138428406 gene encoding olfactory receptor 5I1-like, with the protein MEVENSTVKTQFFLLGFSDHPELQSVLFAVFLSIYSVTLMGNLGMILLITASPPLHTPMYFFLCILSFVDACYSSVIAPKLLVDLVSDKKTISYNGCAAQLYFFCCLVDTESFLLTVMAYDRYIAICNPLLYTVIMSKRICCQLAIGAFLGGTMSSVIHTTNTFHLSFCSNEINHFFCDISPLFSLSCTDTYIHDIVLVVFASLVEALCLLTVLLSYILIIAAILKTESADGRGKGFSTCASHLIVVSIYHGTLIFIYLRPSAGHSLDIDKVTSVFYTLIIPMLNPLIYSLRNKDVKNAFRKMISRKFLS; encoded by the coding sequence ATGGAGGTGGAGAACAGCACTGTGAAGACACAGTTCTTTCTCTTGGGATTCAGTGACCACCCAGAACTGCAGAGTGTTCTTTTTGCTGTGTTTCTGTCCATCTACTCTGTTACCCTCATGGGGAACCTTGGTATGATTTTATTAATCACAGCCAGTCCCCCTTTGCACACCCCTATGTACTTTTTTCTCTGCATCTTGTCTTTCGTAGATGCCTGCTACTCTTCAGTCATTGCCCCCAAGTTACTTGTGGACTTAGTTTCTGATAAGAAGACCATTTCTTACAATGGCTGTGCTGCACAGTTATATTTCTTCTGCTGTTTGGTGGACACAGAGTCTTTTCTCTTGACTGTCATGGCTTATGACCGGTACATAGCCATCTGCAACCCCCTGCTTTACACCGTTATTATGTCCAAGAGGATTTGCTGCCAGCTTGCAATTGGAGCATTTCTGGGAGGCACCATGAGCTCAGTGATTCACACCACAAATACCTTTCACCTGTCTTTCTGCTCCAATGAAATTAACCATTTCTTTTGCGACAtctcccctctcttctctctgtcttGCACTGACACCTACATCCATGACATTGTACTGGTGGTCTTTGCTAGTTTAGTTGAAGCCCTCTGCCTTCTAACAGTTCTCCTTTCTTATATCCTCATCATAGCAGCCATTCTTAAAACAGAATCTGCTGACGGAAGAGGAAAAGGATTCTCCACTTGTGCATCCCATCTGATTGTGGTCTCTATCTACCATGGTACCCTGATCTTCATTTATTTGCGTCCCAGTGCTGGCCATTCACTGGATATTGATAAAGTGACCTCTGTGTTCTATACATTGATTATACCTATGCTGAACCCCCTGATTTACAGTCTGAGGAACAAAGATGTGAAAAATGCTTTTAGGAAAATGATTAGCAGGAAATTTCTTTCTTAA